The genomic stretch TCCAGATTTTGGAAGCGGCCGGTGAGCCAGTAGTATTTTTCGCCCCGGGGGTCGCGCCGTTCATCGAATTCTTCCACCCATTTGGCATAGGCTTGCCGGCATATTCTGATACCCTTCAGCTGGGAGAGCGGGAGGGCAGGGATATTGACATTCAGCAGGGAACCTCTGGGTAAATCGGGGGTATCCAACATCTGTCGGGTGAGCTGATAGGCTACCTGGCGGGCAGCGGTAAAATCAGCATCGAAACGATAATCCAGCAGCGAAAACCCGATGGAAGGAATGCCTTCAATAGCGGCTTCCATAGCAGCACTCATGGTGCCGGAATAAATCACATTGATGGAATGGTTGGCGCCGTGGTTGATACCGCTCAGGCAAATATCGGGTGCCCGGTGCAGGATTTTGTCCTTGGCCAGTTTCACACAATCCACCGGCGTGCCCGAACTTTGATAGGCTTCGATGCCTTCAAAAATGTGTACGGCATACAGGCGCAGAGGCACTCCAATGGTGATGGCGTGTCCCATACCCGACTGAGGACTATCAGGTGCTACCACTACTACTTTTCCCAATGGTTTTACAGCTTCTACCAGATGACGCAATCCGGGAGCCGTGATCCCGTCATCATTGGTCACGAGAATGATTTTTTCCTCAACAGATGTTTGAGCCATGATAATCAGATCGAACTACGAAGATAGGCAACCTTGCGATGGACAATTTAATTTCTTACCGGACGGCCTTGTTTCAATACGCTTTGCAGGCGTTCCAGCGTTTTAGGCTCCCCGCAAAGAGAGAGGAAGGCCTCCCTTTCCAAATCAAGCAAATAAGATTCATTTACTTCCGTAGCTTCACTCAGGTCGCCGCCACTCATCACATAAGCCAATTTTTGAGCCACTTTCGCATCGTGTTCGCTGATGTAGCGTGCTTCCTGCATGGCATAGATGCCGGTGAGGAAAAGTCCCAGGGCTTCGCGTCCCAGCACTTTGATGCAGGGAGGTGAAGGCGGCACATAGCCGCTGCGAGCCATTTCCAATACCCGTTGTTTGGCATCGGCCAGCAGGCGGTTGGCATTCATGGTAATATGATCGTATCCCGGGCGCAGCAGTTGCAGATCAAATGCTTCCCGGGCAGAGGTAGATACTTTGGCCATGGCAATCGTCAGGAAACGTTCCTGCAGCTTTGGTAGGTCTATTTCGCCCTGGCGGTAAGCCTCACTGGCTCTTTGTGTCATTTCCTTTGATCCTCCGCCGGCGGGTATCAGTCCAACGCCCACTTCTACCAGGCCCATATAGGTTTCAGCATGAGCCTGTACTGCATCGGCATGCAGGCAGAATTCGCAGCCGCCACCCAGGGTAAGTCCACGCGCGGCTACTACCACTGGTACCTGTGCGTAGCGGATTCTAAGGCTGGTTTGCTGAAAAGTCTGTACAGCCATGGATAGCTCATCCCATTCCTGCTCCAGGGCCAGGGTCAGAATCAAAGCTACATTGGCACCGGCCGAAAAATTAGGTGATTCCTGGCCGATGACCAGCCCTTCATAATTTGCTTCGGCGATTTCTATGGCTTTTTGAATACCTTGAATCACCTCGCTGCCGATGGTATTCATCTTGGTGTGGATGGCCAGGTTCAGCACCCCATCTCCCACGTGGTAAAGCGTAGTGCCGGCATTTTCCCAGATTTTTTGCTGGCTGTAGTTGCGCAGTACAATGATTTCATGACTTCCCGGCACGGGGCGATATTCCTTTTGCTGCGGATCGTAGCAAGCCACCCGGTCGGCTTCGCGGACGAAAAAGGCGGTATATCCTTTTTGAAACATTTCTTTCACCCAATGAGCCGGCGCATATCCCGTTTTTTCCATCTGTTCAGCTGTCTGGGCTACGCCCAGTGCCTCCCAGATTTCAAACGGCCCCATTTCCCAGCCAAAGCCGGCCCGCATGGCATCATCTACCTTGTACAACTCATCGGCAATTTCGGGGATGCGATGCGATACATAAGCCAGCAGGGCATAGGTAAAATGCCGGAAAAATTCGCCTACACGGTCTTTTAGCCCATGCAGAAATCTGAGGCGTTCGCCCAGATCGCTGATGTTGCGCGCCTGTTCAATAGCAGGGCTGCTGAATTTCTGGCGTGGTTCATATTGCTGGGTGTCGAGGCGCAAAACCCGGATTTCGGATTGGCCATCGGCTGATTTTATTTTTTTGTAGAAACCTTCTCCGGTTTTATCGCCCAGGCGTTGGGTATTTACCATTTGCTGCAGGAAAGCAGGAATCTGAAACAGATCCCGCTGCTCATCCTGTGGGCAATTTTCATACAGGCCACGGGCCACATGCACCATCGTATCAATACCTACCACATCGGCAGTGCGGAAGGTGGCTGATTTCGGATGACCAATCAGCGGCCCTGTGAGTGCATCGATTTCCTCGATTTTCCAGCCCTGTTGTTCCATTAACCGAAATACCAGCATCATGGAGAACACGCCAATGCGATTGGCAATAAATGCCGGTGTATCCTTGCAGATAACGGTGGTTTTACCCAGTATCCGATCGCCCAGCTGACTCAGGGTATCCATTACTTCCGGCAGGGTTTCAGGCCCGGGGATGATTTCCAGCAATGGCAGGTAGCGGGGAGGATTGAAGAAATGGGTACCGCAGAAATGCTGGCGAAAATCGGGCGAACGGCCTTCAGCCAGCAAATGGATAGGTATACCCGAGGTATTGGTGGAAATGTAGGTACCTGGTTTGCGGTATTGTTCAACTTTTTCAAAGAGGGATTGCTTGATGGGCAGTTGTTCCACTACAGCTTCAATAATCCAGTCGCAGGTTGCAATCCGATGCAGGTCATCTTCAAAATTGCCGGTGCTAATGCGCTGTAGCACACTGTTGTGAAAGATGGGAGAGGGTTTTGATTTCACAGCAGCCTGCAGGGCATCGTTCACGATTCGGTTGCGGAAAGCCGGATTTTTTTCTGTCAGCCCCTGTTGCTTTTCCTTTTCATTGAGAGCAGGGGGTACCATATCCAGCAGCAGCACCTGTAGACCGGCGTTGGCCAGATGACAGGCAATGCGGCTGCCCATAACACCCGCTCCCAATACAGCAACCTGGTGAATGCGTTTTCTCATCATGAAAATAGATTTGCAGGATTGTTCGCTCAAATTAGGATATTTTCAGCAATGTTTGAGCTGCAAACTCCACAACACCCAACAAAATAGATAACCCGAAAGCTGAGATGATTATTTGTTGAATTTTTCAAAAAATTGCTGCATCGCATGCAACAACCTGCAATCGTGCACAAGCCGGAGCAAAGAAAGGTTTATTCTCTGTGCTTTATCAGAAATCGTATTCGCAGGTCATGGAAAAATAGGCGCTGATGGTATGCGTTGCGGAACTACCCACGGGTAGAAAAGCCTGTATATCGCTACGGAGTGTCCAAGAGAGCCAGGACAGACTTATTTCGGCTCCGGTAGCAATGTTGTTGAACTGCATACGATTGAGCCCTGATGAAACCTGTGTAACCGATGTGGTATGTGGATTGGAATTGTTCATATTCACAACCGGATTGGAATTGATATTCATATTCACAACATGTCTCCCCGCTTGCACAGCTCCTCTTGAACCGGCATAATGCGGATTTTTCAGATACTTAATAAATCCTTTGCTGTGGCTGATGTAAGGTGCAATGCGGGATAGAAAAAAGTATGAATCTGTGCCTATATTCCCTAACAGGGAAGGCGTTACAGAAAGCTCTACCTGATTAAAGTCCCATTGAAATGCATACTCTATTCCTGCAGCGAAATTCAGGTCATAACTCATTTTTCCCATTGTGGAACTATCCCGTCCCCAGCCTATATCTGCTTCCACAACAGGATGTAAAGAAATTTTCTTGTATTTGAATAATGCGTATCCTTCATTGTTTAACGGAATATAAGGAAGAGGGGAATGTGAGGAGAAAAAATCATGTGCATAATCCATAACCCATGTATACTTAGGTCTGTCATACTGTTCAAGTCCTATGGTTAATCGTTGTACATACAGTTGGAGTCTGGATGAGCTGAGTACAAATGCTGGTGCATAACTGATGCCCCAGCCGCTGCGATGCCTGATGGTGAATACGCTTGTTAAAGAAAGGCTGTTGTGATAACTGGTATCATTTTTATTTGAAACAGCCAAAGTGGGAACAGGCTCAGCATCCAGGCTTATGGAGGGTTGCCATGCGTTGGTGGTGTCTTGTGCCTGAGCCCAGGAGCTTGCAATGCAGCATAGCAAACATGTATATATGAATTTCATAGTGAAATGGTTAAGCTTCATGTTTTCATTTGCACAAGAAATTTATAATCCTGTAAAAATGCCTGCAAGGAATGTATTGTTAAGTATGTGTTATTCCTCGGGCAAAGCTAATGGAAGCCAGTATAGCCGGCATTCCATACAATCCGATGGTATGGAATGCAGAAAATAAAATGGTTTTAGATATGTGCGGAAACAATATTGCTCAGCTCACTTTCCCGCCTGGTGAAATGATGGCGGAAGGAGCAATGAAATGCAGCTTACCCTGCTGATCTTCAGCCATGAGGATCATTCCCTGTGATGTAATACCTTTCAATTTGCGCGGAGCCAGATTGGCCACCACTACCACCTGCTGGCCAATAATCTGTTCAGGCGCATAATGTTGGGCGATGCCTGATACAATGGTGCGTTGTTCGTTACCCAGATCTACGGTAAGTTGTAGCAGCTTATCGGCCTTTTGTACTTTTTCAGCTGCAATGATGGTGCCCACACGTAAATCTATCTTATCAAAATCCTCGAAGTTGATGATGGGTTTGGCAGATGAAGAAGATTCTTTTTGGGGTTGAGGGGAGGCTGAGATATTGGGCTGTGGCTGCTGTCCGCCGGATTGAAGTTTTTGGATCTGTTTTTCGATTTCTGCATCTTCAATTTTGCGGAACAACAACTCAGGAGCACGCAAACTATACCCTACACTCAGCAGTTTCAGGCTTCCTGCATTTTCCCATTCCAGCATGCGATCCACTACCTTCAGCAAATAGCAGATTTTGCGGGCTGTGGCTGGCAGAAAAGGATTCAGGAAAATGGCCAGATTAGCCGTTAACTGCAGGCACATGAAAATGGTGTTATCGATGAGTTGCTGATTTGCTTGTTGTGCTGCCTCGTCCCTGGCAAGCAGCCATGGTGCTTTGTCCTGCAGGTATTTGTTTCCTTCTCGCGCTACATTCATCACTTCCGTGAGTGCATCGCGGAAATGAAATTGTTCAAGATTTTGTTCAATCTTTTGTTTGGCCTGCTGCAGGTTCACGTACAGTTGTTCATCTCTTTCATCTTTCAGGTGTTCATGGAAGGGAGGCACTTTGCCTTTGCACAATTTGTGCATAAGCACCAGGGTGCGGTTTACGAAATTGCCCAGAATAGCCACCAGCTCATTGTTGTTGCGATCTTGAAAATCCTTCCAGGTAAAATCATTGTCTTTAGTTTCAGGCATGTTGGCACACAGCACATAACGCAACACATCCTGTCCGCGTTGTTCGGTTGGGAAATCCCGGATATATTCATGTACCCATACTGCCCAGTTGCGGCTGGTGGAAACTTTTTGTCCTTCGATATTCAGAAACTCATTCGCGGGCACATTATCGGGCAGGATATAGCCGCCATGGGCCTTCAGCATAGCCGGGAAGATGATGCAATGGAAAACGATATTATCTTTCCCGATGAAATGAATAAGTCTTGTATCTTCCTGTTGCCACCATTGTTGCCAGCTATCGGGCAATAATTCCCTGGTTGCAGAAATATAACCGATAGGTGCATCGAACCATACGTACAACACCTTTCCTTCTGCATTGGGTAACGGCACTTTCACGCCCCAGTGACTGTCGCGCGTCATGGCACGTGACTGCAAACCATGATCCAGCCAGCTTTTGCATTGACCGTATACATTGGCTTTCCACTCCCGATGCTCTTCCAGAATCCATTGGCGCAGCCAGGGCTCAAAGCGCTGCAAAGGCATGTACCAATGTTTGGTTTTCCGTTTTACCGGGATGGTGTCGCTCAGTGCCGAACGGGGATTGATAAGCTCATCCGGACTCAGCGAGGAGCCACATTTTTCGCACTGATCGCCATAAGCCTTTTCATATCCGCATACCGGGCAGGTGCCTACAATGTAGCGATCGGCCAGGAAAGTCTGTTTTTCCTCGTCGTAAAATTGTTCGGTTTCTTTCTCTTCAAAATATCCTTCGTCATATAGTTTTTTGAAAAATGCGGCAGCTGTTTCGTGGTGAATGGGTTTGGATGTACGTGAAAAAATATCGAATGAGATATCCATTGCGGCAAAGCTGTCACGTATCAGCTGATGATAGCGATCCACAATGGCTTGCGGAGATGTGTTTTCTTGCAGGGCCTTAATGGTAATCGGCACACCGTGTTCGTCGGTACCGCAGATAAACTGCACAGGAATTTTTCTGGCACGCAAATAACGCACATAAATATCGGCCGGCAGATAACATCCGGCTAAATGACCAATATGAACAGGACCGTTGGCATAAGGCAGGGCAGCCGTAACCAGATATCGTTTGAATTCGGGCATAGTGGCACAAAATTACAGGAATCGGGCCGGTTCTGCGTGCGGCCTGAAGGATAAAAACTTGCATAGTCCGGGCAGACTTGTGATATTGCATCCGGTAAAGCATGATTGCATGGTGATTCCACCTTATTTAAACCCGGGCGATTGCGTGGGAATTACCTGTCCGGCAAGTAAAATCACGCCCGAGGCTGCAAGATTCGCCGCTGATGTGATACGCAGCTGGGGATACGATGTGGTGCTTGGTGAAACGGTAGGAACGGCCTATCATAATTTTTCCGCACCTGATGAAGTGCGGCTGCGCGATCTGCAGATGATGCTCGACGATCCATCCATCAAAGCCATCTTGTTTGGTCGTGGAGGTTATGGTATGATTCGTATTCTGGATCAGTTACGGTTTGATAAATTTCTGCAATCGCCCAAATGGATTTGTGGTTACAGCGATATTACGGCTCTGCACATGCATGTACATACACATTATCAGGTACCCACCCTGCATTCCATGATGTGCAGCGGTATCACACAGGAAACACGTGAAGATCGGTATGTGCAAAGCCTTAAACAAGCCTGGACGGTCATTCCCGGGCATTATAGTTTTGATATGCATCCATTAAACAAAACCGGATATGCAGAAGGTGTATTGATAGGAGGTAATCTTTCCTTGCTGGCCAATCTCTCCGGCACACGTTCCCAGCCCGACAGCCGGGGCAAGATATTGTTTATTGAAGATGTGGGTGAATACAAATATCATATTGATCGCATGATGTATCAATTACGAAGAGCAGGATGGCTGAACGGACTAGCAGCTTTGCTGGTAGGGGCTTTTACTGATATCAAAGATACAATCACACCTTTTGGTATGTCAGTATATGAAATCATTTATCAGCATGTGAAAGATGAAATATTTCCCGTAGCATTTGGCTTTCCGGTAGGTCATCAGAAAGAAAATTATGCATTGAAAATTGGATGCAAGTATGCATTAACTATGGAAGAAAGTAATTGTGTGCTGAAAGAAATTGTTTCGGTTGCGTAGATGAAGCTTATGAAGATAACGTACACAAAATATCGAACCGGCTTCCTTTTCCAGGAGCACTTTCTACCTTGATTTTCCATCCAAGTGCATCCACAATAGATTTCACGTAAGATAATCCCAGTCCGAATCCTTTTACGTTGTGTACATTGCCGGAATGAGCACGATAGAATTTTTCAAAAATATGCCGTTGTGTTTGTCTGTTCATGCCCACGCCTTTATCACTCACACTAATAATGATTTGATTTTTTGATGTATTTCTGGTTTGAATGGTGATGAAGGGTTTTTCTTTCGAATATTTCAATGCATTATCAATCAGATTGGATAGCATGTGGATAAAATGATTTTCATCTGCCAGGATCGTTGTACGCGTAGCCTGAAGATAGGTATGCACTTCAGCGTTGCGGCTTTGAAACTGAAGCGCAAAGCCGTTCAGCGTTTTTTGAATTAATTCATGTGCATCGTGTGGCTGCAGATTCAGCTTCAGTTCATGACGATCCAGTGCAGAAGATTCCAGTACCGATTCAATATGTTGTTCCATTCTCCGGCTTTCTTCCAAGATCACGTTGGCAATAGGTTTGATTTTTTCGGGATCGGCCAGCACCTTTTCATTGCAGATGGTAGCCATGGCAAGATTAATATTGGTCAGCGGAGTTTTTAATTCATGCGAGATATTGTTGATTAAGTCGGATTTAATTTCGGATATCTTTTTTTGACGCAATAAGGCAT from Thermoflavifilum aggregans encodes the following:
- the surE gene encoding 5'/3'-nucleotidase SurE, with translation MAQTSVEEKIILVTNDDGITAPGLRHLVEAVKPLGKVVVVAPDSPQSGMGHAITIGVPLRLYAVHIFEGIEAYQSSGTPVDCVKLAKDKILHRAPDICLSGINHGANHSINVIYSGTMSAAMEAAIEGIPSIGFSLLDYRFDADFTAARQVAYQLTRQMLDTPDLPRGSLLNVNIPALPLSQLKGIRICRQAYAKWVEEFDERRDPRGEKYYWLTGRFQNLDEGMDTDVWALENGYVSVVPTHFDLTNYALKDFLHQHWHVQLKT
- a CDS encoding 3-hydroxyacyl-CoA dehydrogenase/enoyl-CoA hydratase family protein; its protein translation is MMRKRIHQVAVLGAGVMGSRIACHLANAGLQVLLLDMVPPALNEKEKQQGLTEKNPAFRNRIVNDALQAAVKSKPSPIFHNSVLQRISTGNFEDDLHRIATCDWIIEAVVEQLPIKQSLFEKVEQYRKPGTYISTNTSGIPIHLLAEGRSPDFRQHFCGTHFFNPPRYLPLLEIIPGPETLPEVMDTLSQLGDRILGKTTVICKDTPAFIANRIGVFSMMLVFRLMEQQGWKIEEIDALTGPLIGHPKSATFRTADVVGIDTMVHVARGLYENCPQDEQRDLFQIPAFLQQMVNTQRLGDKTGEGFYKKIKSADGQSEIRVLRLDTQQYEPRQKFSSPAIEQARNISDLGERLRFLHGLKDRVGEFFRHFTYALLAYVSHRIPEIADELYKVDDAMRAGFGWEMGPFEIWEALGVAQTAEQMEKTGYAPAHWVKEMFQKGYTAFFVREADRVACYDPQQKEYRPVPGSHEIIVLRNYSQQKIWENAGTTLYHVGDGVLNLAIHTKMNTIGSEVIQGIQKAIEIAEANYEGLVIGQESPNFSAGANVALILTLALEQEWDELSMAVQTFQQTSLRIRYAQVPVVVAARGLTLGGGCEFCLHADAVQAHAETYMGLVEVGVGLIPAGGGSKEMTQRASEAYRQGEIDLPKLQERFLTIAMAKVSTSAREAFDLQLLRPGYDHITMNANRLLADAKQRVLEMARSGYVPPSPPCIKVLGREALGLFLTGIYAMQEARYISEHDAKVAQKLAYVMSGGDLSEATEVNESYLLDLEREAFLSLCGEPKTLERLQSVLKQGRPVRN
- the metG gene encoding methionine--tRNA ligase is translated as MPEFKRYLVTAALPYANGPVHIGHLAGCYLPADIYVRYLRARKIPVQFICGTDEHGVPITIKALQENTSPQAIVDRYHQLIRDSFAAMDISFDIFSRTSKPIHHETAAAFFKKLYDEGYFEEKETEQFYDEEKQTFLADRYIVGTCPVCGYEKAYGDQCEKCGSSLSPDELINPRSALSDTIPVKRKTKHWYMPLQRFEPWLRQWILEEHREWKANVYGQCKSWLDHGLQSRAMTRDSHWGVKVPLPNAEGKVLYVWFDAPIGYISATRELLPDSWQQWWQQEDTRLIHFIGKDNIVFHCIIFPAMLKAHGGYILPDNVPANEFLNIEGQKVSTSRNWAVWVHEYIRDFPTEQRGQDVLRYVLCANMPETKDNDFTWKDFQDRNNNELVAILGNFVNRTLVLMHKLCKGKVPPFHEHLKDERDEQLYVNLQQAKQKIEQNLEQFHFRDALTEVMNVAREGNKYLQDKAPWLLARDEAAQQANQQLIDNTIFMCLQLTANLAIFLNPFLPATARKICYLLKVVDRMLEWENAGSLKLLSVGYSLRAPELLFRKIEDAEIEKQIQKLQSGGQQPQPNISASPQPQKESSSSAKPIINFEDFDKIDLRVGTIIAAEKVQKADKLLQLTVDLGNEQRTIVSGIAQHYAPEQIIGQQVVVVANLAPRKLKGITSQGMILMAEDQQGKLHFIAPSAIISPGGKVS
- a CDS encoding S66 peptidase family protein, with product MVIPPYLNPGDCVGITCPASKITPEAARFAADVIRSWGYDVVLGETVGTAYHNFSAPDEVRLRDLQMMLDDPSIKAILFGRGGYGMIRILDQLRFDKFLQSPKWICGYSDITALHMHVHTHYQVPTLHSMMCSGITQETREDRYVQSLKQAWTVIPGHYSFDMHPLNKTGYAEGVLIGGNLSLLANLSGTRSQPDSRGKILFIEDVGEYKYHIDRMMYQLRRAGWLNGLAALLVGAFTDIKDTITPFGMSVYEIIYQHVKDEIFPVAFGFPVGHQKENYALKIGCKYALTMEESNCVLKEIVSVA
- a CDS encoding sensor histidine kinase, with protein sequence MKRLFPIIVILITISLLGIIYIQTSWIKNAALIKKEEMRQKLVEATDAIRNQLVHSSGSGLTVLSAHHDEDSSPWQMLANRFNSQIPVSEKFTADEISAVIHQVFEEKGLHTPYEFAVISNIGMFPSYLIRSPHILQTIQDTLNNIQCLIQLSDAPGFLPTGETLVITVPVTQVSIVRSMGWMIAGSVLFTLIIIAAFALTVYALLRQKKISEIKSDLINNISHELKTPLTNINLAMATICNEKVLADPEKIKPIANVILEESRRMEQHIESVLESSALDRHELKLNLQPHDAHELIQKTLNGFALQFQSRNAEVHTYLQATRTTILADENHFIHMLSNLIDNALKYSKEKPFITIQTRNTSKNQIIISVSDKGVGMNRQTQRHIFEKFYRAHSGNVHNVKGFGLGLSYVKSIVDALGWKIKVESAPGKGSRFDILCTLSS